The genome window AATGGCTTTTGGGATAGAGGTGTTGAATTAAAAATTCTTTGGCTTCAATTTCTTTCTCACGCTTTGTTTTTTGAAGGTATTCAGCCCTTGAAAGATGCCTTAAGCACAAGGTCTCAATGGATTCTATAACAAGCTGAAATTGAGACGTTTTTTTATAAAGTGAAAAATCTATCATTGAACGAGCAATATAAGTCAAATGAGGAGTTAATTTTGTATTTTTGTACCCTAAAATTTAACAAATGGAATCTAAAGTGGAAAAATTAGCTTATAAAGTGAAAGACATTGCCCTAGCAGAATGGGGTAGAAAAGAAATTAAATTGGCAGAAGCAGAGATGCCCGGCCTAATGTCCTTGAGAGAAGAATTTGGTCAAGAAAAACCTCTTAAAGGCGCACGTATTGCAGGTTGTTTGCATATGACTATTCAAACGGCTGTACTAATAGAAACACTCATTGAGCTCGGTGCTGAAGTGAGTTGGTCTTCATGTAATATTTTTTCCACTCAAGATCATGCTGCATCAGCTATTGCAGCTGCCAACATTCCAGTGTATGCTTGGAAAGGCATGAACGAAGAAGAATTTGACTGGTGTATAGAGCAAACATTATTTGCTTTTGAAGGCGGTAAGCCCCTAAATATGATTCTTGATGATGGTGGTGACCTCACAAATATGGTGTTTGATAGATATCCTGAATTAGCTGAAGGCATTAATGGTCTTTCTGAAGAAACAACAACAGGAGTGTTGAGGTTATTTGATAGAGAAAGAAACGGTACTTTATATACCCCAGCTATAAATATCAACGATTCAGTAACAAAGTCTAAGTTTGACAATAAATATGGTTGTAGAGAATCCTTAGTGGATGGAATCCGTAGGGCTACTGATGTAATGATAGCAGGAAAGGTAGCAGTTGTAGCTGGTTTTGGAGATGTTGGTAAAGGCTCTGCTGAATCTTTGAGAGGAGCAGGAGCAAGAGTAATCGTAGCAGAAATTGACCCTATATGTGCTCTACAAGCCGCTATGGAAGGTTTTGAAGTAAAGAAAATGATGGATGCTGTGCCAGAAGCTGATATTATTGTTACTGCAACAGGCAACAAAGATATTGTTAGAGGTGAGCATTTTGAAATTATGAAAGATAAAGCCATCGTCTGTAACATTGGTCACTTCGACAATGAGATAGATGTTGCTTGGTTAAATGATAACTGGGGAGAGACTAAAGATACCATCAAGCCTCAAGTTGATAAATATACTGTTGGCAATCACGATATTATTTTGTTGGCAGAAGGTCGTTTAATCAATCTTGGTTGTGCTACTGGTCATCCATCTTTTGTGATGTCTGCTTCTTTCACCAATCAAGTGATTGCTCAAATGGAGTTGTGGAATCACATCGATAAGTATGAAAAGAAAGTCTACACACTACCTAAACACCTTGACGAAAAGGTAGCTCGTCTGCACTTGGCTAAGATTGGCGTAGAATTAGATGAGCTAAGTAATGAACAAGCAAAATATATTGGTGTGCCTGTTGCTGGTCCTTACAAACCAGACTATTACAGGTACTAAACTTGTAAATTCAAAAAATATATCATAATCTTGTTAAACCTAACAAGATTATGATATGTTAAAATCCACTACATTTTTTCTGATTTGCAGCTTTTTTAGTGTACAGCTTTTTGCTCAATGTGTGCCCGATGAAAGTTTTGTTCCAATAGGTGCTAATTATGGTTTATCACCAGATACATTAGCTACGGCTTATGTTAATCAAAGTTATAACCAAGACTTAACTTTTGTTTTACCTCTTGACACTTTAGTTGAAATAGAAGGTTTTGGCGAAAACCTAATTGCTTTTGAAGATTATCACATCACTTCTATATCCTTGCCAATAGGTTTGTCATGGGAATGCAACAATTCTCAGAATAATTGCCATTATGACCCTACAATCAGTCAGTACGGTTGCGTTAATCTTTACGGCGTACCATTGGAATATGGTGAATTTAATGTTGACGTTAATGTTGTGGCAACTCACGAATTGTCTTGGGCGGTAGGCACTGAGGAAATCAGTTTCAGTTTACCTTTAACCATTCTTCCCAATATTTCTGCCAATAGTGGTTTTGCTATGACTAACTTTTCAGGTTGTGCGCCCCTCACCGTTGATTTCATCAATAATAACCCAGACCTAGCTGCCTATTCGTGGGATTTTGGCAATGGTAACGTATCCAATTTAGAAAATCCAAGTTCGCAATTGTACACAGAGCCGGGTGTTTATGAAGTGCATTATACGGCTCATTCTTCAATCGAACCTTTCTATTTCTTAACTTCTATACAAGTCAGTAATGCTTCAGGATGGGGGCAAGATGCTGAGGACGTTTTTGGCGATCCAGACCCATATTTTTATCTGTTTGATGAAGAAGGTAATCAGATTTATTCTTCTAGTGTTCAGGTCGATAATTCTTTTCCCGTTTCATGGGATTTAGACAATATACTATTAACTAATCAAAGCTATTCTGTACAAGTCTGGGATCAAGATGGTGTCTTTACGGGTGATGATAATCTGGGATCTGTTAGTTTTGATGGATACTCCAGTTCTTCAACCTTAACCAATGGCGATTTGGTGGTGGAATATACTATTTTGGAAGTTCAGCCAACGCCATTTGCTGATGTTGTCGATACTATATATGTCTATGATTCTCCAAATCAGCCTAGCTTTTCTTATGATGAAGAAAATGTTATTCTTTCTTTAGATTCGGACTCATTAGATGTGAGTTATCAATGGTATTATATCAATAGTCCTATTCCAAACGCTAATAATACCACTCACATTCCTAGCAACTCTGGATTTTATTATGTCTTAGCGACTAATGATTTTGGTTGTTCTACTCCTTCACAAGATGAAATTATTGTGGTTTGTGATGATTTTGCTCCTGAGCTAGAATTGAATTCGGATACTATAAGTTATATGCAGTCTTCCATCTTCGAATACCAATGGTTTTATGAAGGGGAACAGATGTTAGATCAAAGCTCGTCATATATCATTGCCGAGCAAGAAGGCACTTATAGTTTGCTTTTGCTTGATCAGTGGGGCTGTAAATACAATTCTAATGAAGTGTTTTTTAGTCTGGCATCTCTTTATGATTATAATCTAAATAAGCTATCAGTTTTTCCTAATCCAGCTTCCAATTATTTAGATGTTAAAATTGATGATGAGCAGTCATTTTACCTCTTAGAGTTATTCGATATGCAAGGTCGAAAAGTACTCAGTCAGCAATTATGGGACGTCAAAAATCGTCTTGACATACAACATTTAGAAAGAGGTACTTATATGTTAAAGGCGTATTCTAAAGGACAGCAATTAACAAAGCGTATCGTTCTGAATTAATTGGACACATATATATATGTGCCGTCAAAACTGGTGTTGTATTGTTTTAATGGAAGTAGAGCAGGACCGCTAAAAGGAGTGCCGTCATCAAGCAAAAAATTGGAATTGCAACAGCTATCTGTCAAAAAACTTGGATTTATTTCATTATTTAACTGAACTACCTCGCAATCATTCGAAGGTCTGTATGAACACGCCCTTTCATAAGCGACATACTCATTACTGTTTTTATGATAAATTATGATTCCTCTTATGCCATAAATCTCTTGAGTATAAATGGCACTACCTACACCGCCTAATTCGGATGCTTGTATTCTAAAGCTGACTGGCACATTAGGTATAGTATTCTCATCTTTTACGCATGATGAGGCTATAGAAATCAATAAAAATAATGTAAAATATTTGTTCACTAAAAGGGTGTTAAATTCATAATGTAAGTTTACAAATTTTTTGAGTTAACTTTTAGATAATCTTTATTTAATGTATATATTTACAGACTTTTGTTAAGCAGAATATGAATAGAATTTTATAAAACTATGTTCAATAAATTATACTTGCTTCTAGTGGGCTTGATTTTTACTAGCTCATCTATCTTCGCTCAGTCGGGCTCTTTAGAAGGAAAAATTACTGATAAAAATACTGGAGAAACGGTACCCTTTGCCAATGTTGTTGCCAAAAGAAATGGCAACCAAGTTGCAGGTGTTACTACTGATTTTGATGGTAATTATACCATTAAGCCTCTTGATCCTGGTACTTACGACCTAATCGTATCTTTTGTGGGATATGGTCAAGTGACTCTAGAGGGGATTGTGGTTTCTTCCAACAAAATAACATTTAGAGATGTTCAATTATCTGAGGGTATTGATATTGAAGAAGTAGTTATTAAAGATGAAAAACCACTTTTAGATCCCGATAACTTGGGAGGTAAAACGGTAACTAGTGAAGAAATTCGTTCTATGCCTACTCGAAGTGTGACTTCTGTTGCCGCTACGGCAGCTGGTGTTTACCAATCTGATGAAGGTTCTTCTGTTAATGTTAGGGGTTCTCGTTCAGAAGCAACAGACTATTATGTCGATGGTGTTAAGGTAAGAGGAAGTTTAGCTTTACCACAAAGTGCCATTGAGCAAATTACGGTTATGTCAAGTGGTCTATCTGCTATGTATGGTGATGCTACAGGTGGTATAATTAGTGTAACGTCAAAAGGTCCATCAAACCAATTGTACGGTGGTGCTGAAGTTGTTTCTTCTCACATGTTTGACGATTATAATTATGGTCTTCTCGGTTTTGGTTTGTCAGGACCAATCTATAAAGAAATTAAGGAAGACGGTTCTAAAGGTAGAGCTATCTTAGGTTACTTCTTAGCTGGTGAATTTAGAAACATCGACGATGCTAGTCCTTCAGCAGTAGGGGTTTGGAAAATAAAAGACGATAAACTAGAGGAGTTGAAAGAAAATCTTTTTGTTGCTGTACCTAATCAACAATCTTCTTCCATTGGTTTATTGAGTAACGCTACTTTTTTAAGAGCCGATGATTTTGAAAATGTTCAAGCGAAAATGAATACTAACTCTAGTGGATTCAATTTATCTGCTAAATTAGACTTCAAGCCAACACTCAAAACAAATCTAACTTTAGGAGGTGCAGTAAGTCATTCCGTTGATCATCCATTTGTTTACACTTATTCTTTACTGAATTGGCAAAATAATTCTGAAGAAGAAAGAAACACTTGGAGAACATACGCTAGATTTACGCAACGTTTTGGTGCTCAAGAAGGTGATGAGGAGTCTGCTTCTAATATCAAAAATGCTTACTACAATATTACTGTAGATTATACTAGAAATGATTTTGAAAGAAGAAATCCAAATCATGGACAAGACTTATTTAGATATGGTCACGTGGGTAAATTCAATACTTATAAAGATAGATTCTACACCTTTGGAGAAGATACTGCAAGTGGTGTAAATGGATTTATTCATAGAGGCTTTATTGATACCTTAATGACTTTTGATGGTAGCAATTCATCTAATCCTGATTTAGCAGCTTATACTCAACAATACTATGATATGTTTAGTGAAAACGAATTGCAAAGTTTGTCTTTCGGAGGTAATGGTAATAGAGGAGTAATAAGAACAGCTAATGATTTAGGAGAACTAGGACTTCTTAACGGTCAAGGCCCTAGAAATGTATATTCTTTATACTATAACTATGGCGATCAGTACGGTTCTTATGGAAAACAACAAGCAGAACAATTCTCTATACGGGCAAATGGTTCGGCCGATATAAAGGACCACGCTATTCAATTTGGATTTGAATATGAGAAAAGAACGGATAGAAGCTGGTTTGTTGCTCCAAACTCACTCTGGGGTCTGGCTAGACAATTAACCAATTTCCATATTTTAGAATTAGACTTAGCCAACCCACAATTCAATGCTTTGGGTACCTACGACCAAGTGTACTACAATCGTTTAGTTAATACGAATGCTCAATCTCGTTTTGATGCTAGTTTGAGGGAAAAATACAACATAGCACCTGATGAGTTTATCGATATAGATTCGTATGACCCTGATCAATTATCTATAGACATGTTTAGTGCCGATGAGCTAAACGAAAATGGCTTAGTATCTTATTATGGTTATGACTATAAAGGTGATGAATTGAATTCTGCCGCATCTATTGAAGATTTCTTTTCTGAAAAAAATGACAAGGAAGATTTCACAAGAAACATAGGTGCTTTCGAACCTATCTATACTGCTGGTTATATACAAGACAAATTTGCTTTTGATGATTTAATTTTCAGTATCGGTTTACGTGTAGATCGTTATGACGCTAACCAATCTGTTTTAGCTGATGAATATTGCTTGTATGATACTTATACTGCTAGTTCAAATGTACCATTACTTAGTGGGGATTATACAAGACCAGCAGGTATTGGTGATGACTATGTAGTTTATGTCAATGATCTAGATAATCCTACTGAGGTAGTTGGTTATCGTAACGGTCAAGATTGGTTTGATGAGAATGGAGAGGCTATTACTGACCCAAAAATACTGGCTCAAGCTTCAACAACAGGTCAGATTACACCATATCTTGTAAATTCTGAAGATAGTATACCTGTCTTTAAAGATTTCGAGCCTCAAACTGATTTTTCACCAAGGATTTCCTTTTCTTTTCCTATTTCTGATGAGGCGCAATTCTTTGCTCACTACGATGTCTTGACACAAAGACCTCCAACAGGAAATAGGTTAAACCCTATCAGTTACTTATATTTAGCAGAAACGGTAAATGCATTTGTTAACAACCCTAACTTGAAATCTGAAAAGACAGTTGACTTTGAATTAGGATTTGCTCAAACCCTGAATTTAAATTCATCATTAACACTATCTGCATTTTACAGAGAGTTAAGAGACATGATTCAAGTGGTTAAGACCAATTACTCTTATCCAGTTTCATACTTGACTTACGGAAACATTGACTTTAGTACGGTAAAAGGTTTTTCTGCTTTGTATGAAATGAGAAGAAGTGGAAACGTATCTATGTCTGCTAACTATACCTTGCAATTTGCAAACGGTACAGGTTCTTCATCATCTTCAGCTTTGAGCTTAGTAAATACGGGACAACCAAACTTAAGAACAACTATTCCTTTAAGCTATGACCAAAGACATGCTTTCAATTTAAGTATGGACTACAGATTTGATAGTGGTAAAGATTATAATGGACCAGTTTGGTTCAACAAGCAAGTATTGGCTAACGCTGGTGCTAACTTTATCATCATTGCTGGTTCGGGTACCCCTTATTCTAGACAATCTAATATTACACAAGATGGGGCTTTTGGAATAAACCAACGATCAACTTTAGATGGAAGTTTGAATGGTTCACGTAATCCATGGACAGTTAGAATTAACACAAAAATCAACAAAAGATTCTCCCTTGATGTCGGTCAATTGGATAATAAAAAGAAATTAGGGTTCAACGTTTACTTACAGGTACAAAACCTTTTGAATACAAAGAATGTTAGATCGGTTTACCGTGCAACAGGAAACCCTGATGATGATGGTTACCTATCTGATGCTTCAGCTCAGACAGATATTAACGCTCAGAATGACCCACAGTCATTTAGAGATATGTATATGATGAAGATTAACAACCCATCGAATTACAGCTTGCCAAGAATGGCACGTTTAGGAATAGAAATTAACTTTTAGTCTAAGATAAATAGTATAGACATGAACAAAATAGTATTAGTCGTTATAGCAAGTATATCTTCTTTAACAATACTCGCTAAAGAAAATGTAGGAACTTCGAGTTCTGATTCTCAGACAAGCTTGGCTAGGGTGGCAGCAGATTGTACACCTTCACAAGCTATGACGGATTTGAATATCAACAACGTTAGGACTACCATTATGGGTGGTGGTGATATGTGGTGGAACTTGAGTGATGCTAGATATGAAATTCCTAAAAATAGTAACAAACATTCCATGTTTGCTGGCGCTTTATGGATTGCTGGTATTGATGCTGGTGAGCAATTAAAGGCAGCAGCCATGACTTATCGACAGTCAGGAAATGACTTTTGGACTGGACCCCTTGATGAAAATGGTGATATCAGTGCAGAGACCTGTGAGAATTACGACAAACATTTTAGTATTACTCGTCAAGAAGTGGATGAATTCATTGCTTGGTTCAATGACAATTCTGCTTATCCTGATTATACAATACCTAATAGTATTGTCAATTGGCCTGGAAATGGTATCGATGGTGATTACCAGTTTTTAGCTCCTTACTATGATGCTAATGATGATGGTGAATACAACCCTAATGATGGAGATTATCCTAAATATGATATTGATGGTGACTTAGATTGTAATGAAGATGACCTTATTTATGGTGACCAAACTTTATATTGGGTATTCAATGATAAAGGAAATATACACTCCGAAACAAGTGCTGATCCTATTGGTTTAGAAATTCGTGCTCAAGCCTTTGCTTTTGCTACTAATGATGAAATCAATAACATGACATTCTACAACTATAAAATTATCAACAAAGCAACCATTCAATTAAACGATGCTTATTTTGGTCAGTGGGTTGACCCCGATTTAGGAAAGTATGATGATGATTATGTAGGTTGTGATGTAGCTCGTGGTTTTGGATATTGCTACAACGGTGACGATAACGATGAAGGAGCTACTGGTTATGGAACAACTCCTCCTGCTATTGGTGTGGATTTCTTCCAAGGTCCATTAGCAGATCCTGATGATGGTATTGATAACGATAGAGATAGTATCATTGATGAGCCAGGAGAGCAAGCAATTATGTCTCGCTTTGTATATTATAACAATGACTTTACAGTAACCGGTAACCCTGAAAATGGTCAGCACGTTTATAACTATTTATTAGGTAAATGGAAAGACGGATTGGATATTACTTATGGTGGTACAGGTCGTGGTGGTTCTACGCTTGCCAAATTTATGTTCCCGGGTGATACAGACCCTTATGGATGGGGTACAGACGGACTAATTACTTCAGACGACTGGGACGAGCCAGAAGGATGGACAGAAAAGAATTCTGGTAATGACCCTGCTGACAGACGTTTTGTACAATCTGCAGGACCTTTTACACTAGAGCCTGGTGCGGTTAATAGAATTACTACTGGTGTAGTTTGGGCAAGAGCTACAGCAGGTGATAACTTAGCGTCTGTTGAGTTAATTCGTTTAGCCGATGATAAAGCACAAGCCTTATTTGATAACTGTTTCCAAGTATTAAATGGTCCTGATGCTCCAGATGTTAGAGTTATTGAATTAGACCAAGAATTGGTATTAAACTTATCAAATGGCCCAACTTCTAATAACTTCTTAGAACAATACATAGAGTTTGACCCACTAATTATTTCACCTCCAGGTCAAGATTGGGATCCATATTTTAGATTCCAAGGCTATCAACTGTATCAGTTAGCTTCTGTTTCTGTTAGTGTGACGGATTTAGACAACCCTGATTTAGCTCGTCTTGTATATCAATGTGATTTAGAAGATACAGTTGAGAATTTGATTAATTACAATTTTGATGTTTCTATTGGGGCAAATGTACCATCTCTTGAAGTGGCAGCGTCCAATCAAGGCATTCAACATTCTGTTTCTATAACTGAGGATCAATTCGCC of Flavobacteriales bacterium contains these proteins:
- a CDS encoding T9SS type A sorting domain-containing protein produces the protein MLKSTTFFLICSFFSVQLFAQCVPDESFVPIGANYGLSPDTLATAYVNQSYNQDLTFVLPLDTLVEIEGFGENLIAFEDYHITSISLPIGLSWECNNSQNNCHYDPTISQYGCVNLYGVPLEYGEFNVDVNVVATHELSWAVGTEEISFSLPLTILPNISANSGFAMTNFSGCAPLTVDFINNNPDLAAYSWDFGNGNVSNLENPSSQLYTEPGVYEVHYTAHSSIEPFYFLTSIQVSNASGWGQDAEDVFGDPDPYFYLFDEEGNQIYSSSVQVDNSFPVSWDLDNILLTNQSYSVQVWDQDGVFTGDDNLGSVSFDGYSSSSTLTNGDLVVEYTILEVQPTPFADVVDTIYVYDSPNQPSFSYDEENVILSLDSDSLDVSYQWYYINSPIPNANNTTHIPSNSGFYYVLATNDFGCSTPSQDEIIVVCDDFAPELELNSDTISYMQSSIFEYQWFYEGEQMLDQSSSYIIAEQEGTYSLLLLDQWGCKYNSNEVFFSLASLYDYNLNKLSVFPNPASNYLDVKIDDEQSFYLLELFDMQGRKVLSQQLWDVKNRLDIQHLERGTYMLKAYSKGQQLTKRIVLN
- a CDS encoding adenosylhomocysteinase, which produces MESKVEKLAYKVKDIALAEWGRKEIKLAEAEMPGLMSLREEFGQEKPLKGARIAGCLHMTIQTAVLIETLIELGAEVSWSSCNIFSTQDHAASAIAAANIPVYAWKGMNEEEFDWCIEQTLFAFEGGKPLNMILDDGGDLTNMVFDRYPELAEGINGLSEETTTGVLRLFDRERNGTLYTPAININDSVTKSKFDNKYGCRESLVDGIRRATDVMIAGKVAVVAGFGDVGKGSAESLRGAGARVIVAEIDPICALQAAMEGFEVKKMMDAVPEADIIVTATGNKDIVRGEHFEIMKDKAIVCNIGHFDNEIDVAWLNDNWGETKDTIKPQVDKYTVGNHDIILLAEGRLINLGCATGHPSFVMSASFTNQVIAQMELWNHIDKYEKKVYTLPKHLDEKVARLHLAKIGVELDELSNEQAKYIGVPVAGPYKPDYYRY
- a CDS encoding carboxypeptidase-like regulatory domain-containing protein; this encodes MFNKLYLLLVGLIFTSSSIFAQSGSLEGKITDKNTGETVPFANVVAKRNGNQVAGVTTDFDGNYTIKPLDPGTYDLIVSFVGYGQVTLEGIVVSSNKITFRDVQLSEGIDIEEVVIKDEKPLLDPDNLGGKTVTSEEIRSMPTRSVTSVAATAAGVYQSDEGSSVNVRGSRSEATDYYVDGVKVRGSLALPQSAIEQITVMSSGLSAMYGDATGGIISVTSKGPSNQLYGGAEVVSSHMFDDYNYGLLGFGLSGPIYKEIKEDGSKGRAILGYFLAGEFRNIDDASPSAVGVWKIKDDKLEELKENLFVAVPNQQSSSIGLLSNATFLRADDFENVQAKMNTNSSGFNLSAKLDFKPTLKTNLTLGGAVSHSVDHPFVYTYSLLNWQNNSEEERNTWRTYARFTQRFGAQEGDEESASNIKNAYYNITVDYTRNDFERRNPNHGQDLFRYGHVGKFNTYKDRFYTFGEDTASGVNGFIHRGFIDTLMTFDGSNSSNPDLAAYTQQYYDMFSENELQSLSFGGNGNRGVIRTANDLGELGLLNGQGPRNVYSLYYNYGDQYGSYGKQQAEQFSIRANGSADIKDHAIQFGFEYEKRTDRSWFVAPNSLWGLARQLTNFHILELDLANPQFNALGTYDQVYYNRLVNTNAQSRFDASLREKYNIAPDEFIDIDSYDPDQLSIDMFSADELNENGLVSYYGYDYKGDELNSAASIEDFFSEKNDKEDFTRNIGAFEPIYTAGYIQDKFAFDDLIFSIGLRVDRYDANQSVLADEYCLYDTYTASSNVPLLSGDYTRPAGIGDDYVVYVNDLDNPTEVVGYRNGQDWFDENGEAITDPKILAQASTTGQITPYLVNSEDSIPVFKDFEPQTDFSPRISFSFPISDEAQFFAHYDVLTQRPPTGNRLNPISYLYLAETVNAFVNNPNLKSEKTVDFELGFAQTLNLNSSLTLSAFYRELRDMIQVVKTNYSYPVSYLTYGNIDFSTVKGFSALYEMRRSGNVSMSANYTLQFANGTGSSSSSALSLVNTGQPNLRTTIPLSYDQRHAFNLSMDYRFDSGKDYNGPVWFNKQVLANAGANFIIIAGSGTPYSRQSNITQDGAFGINQRSTLDGSLNGSRNPWTVRINTKINKRFSLDVGQLDNKKKLGFNVYLQVQNLLNTKNVRSVYRATGNPDDDGYLSDASAQTDINAQNDPQSFRDMYMMKINNPSNYSLPRMARLGIEINF